In a genomic window of Streptomyces sp. SJL17-4:
- a CDS encoding lysylphosphatidylglycerol synthase domain-containing protein, with protein MTTAAPAAPPVAPPAAKPPRGRLRRALPVLFPLAVVTGIGFALYGRAGELAALVLRPDSVPYLLAALVANALAVLLSMTTWRTLLADLGPGIPGRTATRIYFTSYLGKYVPGAVWGVLAQLRMGGAAGVSAPVVLAVFLLNLIVAVLTGLAVGPLAAPWTIGAEAWWLVLPGAVTVAWAVRPGLLHHLAAFAARLARRPAPATRASDRGMRRALASATASWAVGGLHLWALAVMLGAPPLTALPVCVGGFALATAAASLVVVLPDGWGAREALLLLALTAVLPWQEATAVAVASRVVCTLSEVLVGGTALLLTLPRRSPTDPKERT; from the coding sequence ATGACCACCGCCGCCCCTGCCGCCCCACCGGTCGCGCCCCCTGCGGCAAAGCCCCCGCGCGGCCGTCTCCGCCGCGCCCTCCCCGTCCTCTTCCCGCTCGCCGTCGTCACCGGCATCGGCTTCGCCCTGTACGGCCGGGCCGGCGAGCTCGCCGCCCTCGTCCTGCGGCCCGACTCCGTCCCGTACCTCCTCGCGGCCCTGGTCGCCAACGCCCTCGCCGTCCTGCTCTCCATGACCACCTGGCGGACCCTCCTCGCCGACCTCGGCCCCGGGATTCCCGGCCGGACCGCCACCCGGATCTACTTCACCTCCTACCTCGGCAAGTACGTGCCGGGGGCCGTCTGGGGCGTCCTCGCCCAGCTGCGGATGGGCGGTGCGGCGGGGGTGTCCGCGCCGGTCGTGCTCGCCGTCTTCCTGCTGAACCTGATCGTGGCCGTCCTCACCGGCCTGGCCGTCGGCCCGCTCGCCGCGCCCTGGACGATCGGCGCCGAGGCCTGGTGGCTGGTCCTGCCGGGCGCGGTCACCGTCGCCTGGGCCGTACGGCCCGGACTGCTGCACCACCTGGCGGCGTTCGCCGCCCGGCTCGCCCGTCGGCCGGCGCCCGCCACCCGGGCGAGCGACCGGGGCATGCGGCGGGCCCTCGCCTCGGCCACCGCCTCCTGGGCGGTGGGCGGACTGCACCTCTGGGCGCTCGCCGTGATGCTCGGCGCCCCGCCGCTGACCGCGCTGCCGGTCTGCGTGGGCGGCTTCGCCCTGGCCACCGCCGCCGCCAGCCTCGTGGTGGTGCTTCCGGACGGCTGGGGCGCCCGCGAGGCCCTGCTGCTCCTGGCGCTGACCGCCGTACTGCCCTGGCAGGAGGCGACCGCCGTCGCCGTCGCCAGCCGGGTGGTCTGCACCCTCAGCGAGGTCCTCGTCGGAGGCACCGCGCTCCTCCTCACCCTCCCCCGCCGCTCCCCCACCGACCCGAAGGAACGGACATGA
- a CDS encoding glycosyltransferase family A protein, protein MPRARPSVSVVIPNYNYEKTLHACLTSVFAQTHAPLDVIVVDDASTDRSRDIAREFDVVLIANPHNSGVSAARNLGAAAARGEILFFLDSDTALHPEALANAADLLRDDPGLGCVHGVLDPEPLFDDGPVERYHALHAHFWRRRAVGEVRTAFFALGAIRKEVFEATGPFDENLRDSEDVEYSGRLVRTHRIVMTEAIRGRHDDVDRLGAMLREQYRRSQLLIAALGQLREGGLTANRPLGVLAAALTLPTLLLALPTLLLGLLTPWLLLVPALCALVFACADPGLSRFALRTRGAGFLLYFTAVHFVLHQAIVLGAARGAVRWLTEPDFGPSVRRGGKALPADRARATASAASPSPSPSPSPTSASTG, encoded by the coding sequence ATGCCCAGGGCTCGTCCCAGCGTGTCCGTCGTCATCCCCAACTACAACTACGAGAAGACCCTCCACGCCTGTCTGACCTCGGTCTTCGCCCAGACCCACGCCCCGCTCGACGTCATCGTCGTCGACGACGCGAGCACCGACAGGTCCCGGGACATCGCCCGGGAGTTCGACGTCGTCCTGATCGCCAACCCCCACAACAGCGGGGTGTCCGCCGCCCGGAACCTCGGGGCCGCCGCCGCCCGCGGCGAGATCCTCTTCTTCCTCGACTCGGACACGGCCCTCCACCCCGAGGCCCTCGCGAACGCCGCCGACCTGCTCCGGGACGATCCCGGTCTCGGCTGCGTCCACGGGGTGCTCGACCCCGAACCGCTCTTCGACGACGGGCCCGTGGAGCGCTACCACGCCCTGCACGCCCACTTCTGGCGCCGCCGCGCCGTCGGCGAGGTCCGCACCGCGTTCTTCGCCCTCGGCGCGATCCGCAAGGAGGTCTTCGAGGCGACCGGGCCGTTCGACGAGAACCTCCGGGACTCGGAGGACGTCGAGTACAGCGGCCGGCTCGTCCGGACCCACCGGATCGTGATGACGGAGGCGATCCGCGGCCGGCACGACGACGTCGACCGGCTCGGGGCGATGCTCCGCGAGCAGTACCGGCGTTCGCAGCTGCTCATCGCGGCGCTCGGGCAGCTGCGGGAGGGCGGTCTCACCGCCAACCGGCCGCTCGGCGTCCTCGCCGCCGCACTCACCCTCCCCACCCTCCTCCTCGCCCTCCCCACTCTCCTCCTCGGTCTGCTCACCCCGTGGCTGCTGCTCGTGCCCGCCCTGTGCGCGCTGGTCTTCGCCTGCGCCGATCCGGGCCTGAGCCGCTTCGCGCTGCGGACCCGCGGTGCGGGCTTCCTCCTCTACTTCACCGCCGTCCACTTCGTGCTGCACCAGGCGATCGTGCTCGGCGCGGCCCGCGGCGCCGTCCGCTGGCTCACCGAGCCGGACTTCGGGCCCAGCGTGCGCCGCGGTGGGAAGGCCCTCCCGGCGGACCGCGCCCGAGCCACCGCCTCCGCCGCTTCCCCCTCCCCCTCCCCGTCCCCCTCCCCCACCTCCGCCTCCACCGGATGA
- a CDS encoding NAD-dependent epimerase/dehydratase family protein — protein sequence MVERIVVTGGAGMLGSTLIDRLLGDGRQVHCVDLRAPRTEHENLTHTVSDVRDAVAMKRVTADADVVVHCAAALPSYPADMIRSVIVGGTEAVLTAAEANAVPRVVHISSTAVYGLPKVVPTPEEYPREPVDTYSAAKAEAEEVAERFRGREMCVPVLRPKTFLGPGRMGLFAMLFEWAEEGRNFPVLGRGDVRIQMFDVDDLVDAVVTAMDAPAERADDTFNLGATSFGTIREDFQAVLDAAGHGKRVRSMPTKPALAALSLLQRSGLSPVYGRLLHKLLDDSFVSTDKARDVLGFRPKYSNQDAILRTFAWWREQRRTAPPASRSRGKGQGVTSVEPWRQGALSLAKVLF from the coding sequence GTGGTAGAGCGCATCGTGGTGACCGGCGGTGCCGGCATGCTCGGTTCGACGCTGATCGACCGGCTCCTCGGGGACGGCCGCCAGGTGCACTGCGTGGACCTGCGGGCCCCGCGTACGGAGCACGAGAACCTCACGCACACCGTCTCGGACGTCCGGGACGCGGTCGCGATGAAGCGGGTCACGGCGGACGCGGACGTGGTGGTGCACTGCGCCGCCGCCCTGCCCAGCTATCCGGCCGACATGATCCGCTCGGTGATCGTCGGCGGTACGGAGGCGGTCCTGACGGCCGCCGAGGCGAACGCCGTGCCCCGGGTCGTGCACATCTCCTCGACCGCCGTGTACGGCCTGCCGAAGGTGGTGCCCACGCCGGAGGAGTATCCGCGCGAGCCGGTCGACACGTACAGCGCCGCCAAGGCGGAGGCCGAGGAGGTCGCCGAGCGGTTCCGGGGCCGGGAGATGTGCGTGCCGGTCCTGCGGCCCAAGACCTTCCTCGGGCCGGGCCGGATGGGGCTCTTCGCGATGCTCTTCGAGTGGGCGGAGGAGGGCCGGAACTTCCCGGTCCTGGGCCGGGGCGACGTCCGCATCCAGATGTTCGACGTGGACGACCTGGTCGACGCGGTCGTGACCGCGATGGACGCGCCGGCCGAGCGGGCCGACGACACGTTCAACCTGGGAGCGACGTCGTTCGGCACGATACGCGAGGACTTCCAGGCCGTCCTGGACGCCGCCGGCCACGGCAAGCGGGTCCGCTCGATGCCCACCAAGCCGGCGCTCGCCGCGCTCAGCCTGCTCCAGCGCTCCGGACTCTCCCCGGTGTACGGCCGTCTGCTGCACAAGCTCCTCGACGACAGCTTCGTCTCCACCGACAAGGCCCGCGACGTCCTCGGCTTCCGGCCCAAGTACTCCAACCAGGACGCGATCCTGCGCACCTTCGCCTGGTGGCGCGAGCAGCGCCGGACCGCGCCCCCGGCGAGCAGGAGCCGGGGCAAGGGCCAGGGCGTCACCAGTGTCGAACCGTGGCGGCAGGGGGCCCTCTCCCTCGCCAAGGTCCTTTTCTAG
- a CDS encoding UbiA prenyltransferase family protein — MATPTLTGRQAPPARPPASRPPSRLADLTSLVRPHQWTKNLVVVPLGLLGAPHLDRAALGGALAAIGVFTLASALIYLVNDLGDRDRDRRHPEKRHRPIAAGRIGVATAVSFAAALAVLLAATVGLTVLTGTASLLDWWPVAAYVALNAAYSKGLKHVPLLDVFIVALGFVLRLAQGCLASGNPVPSWLTLCVFSLCLLLILGKRRHEMAVGGVLHRPALRGYTLGFLDQLLAFTAVLTAVSYVLQVQGSPVFGPHGPLVAVLTAPFALFGLARYLQLLVVDAGGGNPSRALFSDRMTVSNALLWSALLAGAWPLSHLGS, encoded by the coding sequence ATGGCCACGCCCACGCTCACCGGCCGACAGGCGCCGCCGGCCCGCCCGCCGGCCTCCCGCCCTCCCAGTCGGCTCGCCGACCTCACCTCCCTCGTCCGGCCCCACCAGTGGACGAAGAACCTGGTCGTCGTCCCCCTCGGCCTGCTCGGCGCACCCCACCTCGACCGTGCCGCGCTCGGCGGAGCGCTCGCCGCGATCGGTGTCTTCACCCTCGCGTCCGCGCTGATCTACCTGGTCAACGACCTCGGCGACCGGGACCGGGACCGCCGCCACCCGGAGAAGCGGCACCGGCCGATCGCCGCCGGCCGGATCGGCGTCGCGACCGCCGTGTCCTTCGCCGCCGCCCTCGCCGTCCTCCTCGCGGCGACGGTCGGTCTCACGGTGCTCACCGGGACGGCCTCGCTCCTCGACTGGTGGCCGGTCGCCGCGTACGTCGCGCTGAACGCCGCGTACAGCAAGGGGCTCAAGCACGTCCCGCTCCTCGACGTCTTCATCGTCGCCCTCGGTTTCGTCCTGCGGCTGGCCCAGGGCTGCCTGGCCTCGGGCAACCCCGTGCCGAGCTGGCTCACCCTCTGTGTCTTCTCCCTCTGTCTGCTGCTGATCCTGGGCAAGCGGCGCCACGAGATGGCGGTCGGCGGGGTGCTGCACCGGCCCGCGCTGCGCGGCTACACCCTCGGCTTCCTCGACCAGCTGCTCGCCTTCACCGCGGTGCTCACGGCGGTCAGTTACGTCCTCCAGGTGCAGGGCAGCCCGGTCTTCGGCCCGCACGGGCCGCTGGTCGCGGTGCTCACCGCCCCGTTCGCGCTCTTCGGCCTCGCCCGCTACCTCCAGCTGCTCGTGGTCGACGCGGGTGGCGGCAATCCCTCGCGGGCGCTGTTCAGCGACCGGATGACCGTCTCCAACGCCCTGCTCTGGTCGGCGCTGCTTGCCGGCGCGTGGCCGCTGAGCCACCTCGGATCCTGA
- a CDS encoding glycosyltransferase family A protein, producing MSVPLVSVIVPNYNYGRSIGLCVEAALAQTYPNIEVLVVDDCSTDDSAAIAAAAGARVVSTGVNSGVAVARNLGAELSSGEILVFLDSDVAMHPDAVAKSVELLGSGQGYGAICGTYEPEPLIRDSLIEEYRSLQQYYLLLKSEGVIDTVHTAILAIPRRVFDEVGPFNPILRHTEDQDYGRRISERYTVLSSLEVRGRHDHDDTVRIVLDKVFARARLAVPLILGRRHLQGGFVTGPRAGASLAAPLTVAALAAPPLWGAVWALLPLALFALGVWGDLDMYREVRRHRGRLFLGYFVAVNFLVNLTVFVAIGVAGVQWLCSKRFRHLYDPQPRPDIAAATVGSSRG from the coding sequence ATGTCCGTTCCGCTGGTCTCCGTCATCGTCCCCAACTACAACTACGGCCGCTCGATCGGCCTGTGCGTCGAGGCCGCCCTCGCCCAGACGTACCCGAACATCGAGGTCCTCGTCGTCGACGACTGCTCCACCGACGACTCCGCCGCGATCGCCGCCGCGGCCGGCGCCCGGGTGGTCTCCACCGGCGTCAACAGCGGGGTCGCGGTCGCCCGCAACCTCGGCGCCGAACTGTCCTCCGGCGAGATCCTGGTCTTCCTCGACTCCGACGTCGCCATGCACCCCGACGCCGTCGCCAAGTCCGTCGAACTGCTCGGCTCCGGACAGGGGTACGGGGCGATCTGCGGCACCTACGAACCCGAACCGCTCATCCGCGACAGCCTGATCGAGGAGTACCGCTCGCTCCAGCAGTACTACCTGCTGCTGAAGTCGGAGGGCGTCATCGACACCGTCCACACCGCGATCCTGGCGATCCCCCGGCGGGTCTTCGACGAGGTGGGACCGTTCAACCCGATCCTGCGGCACACCGAGGACCAGGACTACGGGCGCCGCATCTCGGAGCGGTACACGGTGCTCAGCTCCCTGGAGGTGCGCGGCCGGCACGACCACGACGACACGGTGCGGATCGTCCTCGACAAGGTGTTCGCGCGCGCCCGGCTCGCCGTCCCGCTCATCCTCGGCAGACGGCACCTCCAGGGCGGCTTCGTCACCGGCCCGCGCGCCGGGGCCAGCCTCGCCGCGCCCCTGACGGTGGCCGCGCTCGCCGCGCCGCCGCTGTGGGGAGCGGTGTGGGCGCTGCTGCCGCTCGCCCTGTTCGCCCTCGGTGTGTGGGGCGATCTGGACATGTACCGGGAGGTGCGGCGGCACCGGGGGCGGCTGTTCCTCGGGTACTTCGTGGCCGTCAACTTCCTGGTGAACCTGACGGTGTTCGTGGCGATCGGGGTGGCGGGCGTGCAGTGGCTCTGCTCGAAGCGGTTCCGGCACCTGTACGACCCGCAGCCCCGGCCGGACATCGCCGCGGCGACCGTGGGGTCCTCCCGTGGCTGA
- a CDS encoding aminotransferase class III-fold pyridoxal phosphate-dependent enzyme: protein MTALYSVDDCESLTTKQVHGLYKDHVNKSQVSLMTSFGFGQELVESAEGVWITQRDGRRVLDFTGGVGVLNHGHNHPRILAARQRFQERKSMEVHKTYFSPYVAALGHNLAELLPGDLNMSFFPNSGAEAVEGAVKLAYKYHGGRRSRVLRADISFHGKLLGSGSLTGQNQSGFQFPGIPGVEIFRYGDLASVRRLVASLRTEKGESDVYAILIEPLSASTMNECSEEFLRGLRELCTAENIVLLFDEIYTGWGKTGTLFHFMRYEGLVPDILTTSKSFGGGKSSISAFVAREPVFRKAYDNLTDALLQSTSTTYYGFGEEAVTAIEAVNVAVEDDYPARARDIERILAPGLERIAKEYPDVVAEVRGHGALHGVFLHKGPKILELVTKLVPGAMTKDPRFRTKLITSSVVNALYRDHGIYTYYTLNGDNPLMVAPSLVAEPHEVEFFLDCLDKTLAQGLPRLLTRFVKEKVSSLW, encoded by the coding sequence ATGACCGCCCTCTACTCCGTCGACGACTGCGAGTCGCTGACGACGAAGCAGGTCCACGGCCTGTACAAGGACCACGTCAACAAGAGCCAGGTCTCCCTGATGACCTCCTTCGGCTTCGGCCAGGAGCTCGTCGAGAGCGCCGAGGGCGTCTGGATCACCCAGCGCGACGGCCGCCGCGTGCTCGACTTCACCGGTGGTGTCGGGGTCCTCAACCACGGCCACAACCACCCCCGGATCCTCGCCGCCCGGCAGCGCTTCCAGGAGCGGAAGAGCATGGAGGTCCACAAGACCTACTTCTCGCCGTACGTCGCCGCCCTCGGTCACAACCTCGCGGAGCTGCTGCCCGGCGACCTGAACATGTCGTTCTTCCCCAACTCCGGTGCGGAGGCGGTCGAGGGCGCGGTCAAGCTGGCGTACAAGTACCACGGCGGCCGGCGCTCCCGGGTGCTGCGGGCCGACATCTCCTTCCACGGCAAGCTGCTCGGCTCGGGCAGCCTGACCGGCCAGAACCAGTCCGGCTTCCAGTTCCCCGGCATCCCCGGCGTGGAGATCTTCCGGTACGGCGACCTGGCCTCGGTCCGGCGGCTCGTCGCCTCACTCCGCACCGAGAAGGGCGAGTCGGACGTCTACGCGATCCTCATCGAGCCGCTGTCGGCGTCGACGATGAACGAGTGCTCGGAGGAGTTCCTGCGCGGACTGCGGGAGTTGTGCACCGCCGAGAACATCGTGCTGCTCTTCGACGAGATCTACACCGGCTGGGGCAAGACGGGCACCCTCTTCCACTTCATGCGGTACGAGGGGCTCGTCCCCGACATCCTCACCACCTCGAAGTCCTTCGGCGGCGGCAAGTCCTCCATCTCCGCGTTCGTCGCCCGCGAGCCGGTCTTCCGCAAGGCCTACGACAACCTCACGGACGCCCTCCTCCAGTCGACGTCCACCACCTACTACGGCTTCGGCGAGGAGGCGGTCACCGCCATCGAGGCCGTCAACGTGGCCGTCGAGGACGACTATCCGGCCCGCGCCCGGGACATCGAGCGGATCCTCGCCCCCGGTCTGGAGCGGATCGCCAAGGAGTACCCGGACGTGGTGGCCGAGGTCCGTGGCCACGGCGCGCTCCACGGGGTCTTCCTGCACAAGGGCCCCAAGATCCTGGAGCTGGTGACGAAGCTGGTGCCGGGCGCGATGACGAAGGACCCGCGCTTCCGCACCAAGCTCATCACCTCGTCGGTGGTCAACGCCCTCTACCGGGACCACGGCATCTACACGTACTACACGCTCAACGGTGACAACCCGCTGATGGTCGCCCCCTCGCTGGTCGCCGAGCCGCACGAGGTCGAGTTCTTCCTGGACTGCCTCGACAAGACCCTCGCCCAGGGTCTGCCCCGTCTGCTCACCCGTTTCGTCAAGGAGAAGGTGTCGTCGCTGTGGTAG